The DNA region AGAACACCAGCTCGTACTGACGATTTTAAATTATGGTTCTCCTTTTTGCATAATATATAACCACGTCTATTTTAGAAAATGTGATCTTTTTGTTTATATTTTATATGAAAATGTCGATGTGAAAATAGGATTTCATAGCATTACTCACAGCATTACATTCATAGCATAGAAAATAGCATTACTGTCATGCCATTCGAAACATTCTTGTGGTTTACCTCGAATCGCGTTTTAACTGTGCAGTGAAAAGATGCAATACCGTAAAACGTTTTTGATTCAAATCAATTAATTAAATCATCTAATGCCTCTATAGACAACCAGAATACACCTATAAAATTAAATTTCGTTTTATTTCGTATCGATTTGTCGTAAATATTTTCTTTTGGAAAGTGTTCAGGTAGAAACAGATTGGTCCAATCATTGCTAAACGACAGTTGTGAAGAAACGCCATCACGAATTTCGTTAAATCAAATGTTAGTTAGAAATGTTTAAGGTGTAGCAACTGCTATTCGCCCAGAGTAATGAGGACTTGTTTGTTACATTGTGTGTGGTTTACAGAGttgtttcagatttttaaatAACTCTTGTAGAGGTGAATGTATCAGTCTGAACTTGCAACCTTTAATCCTGCAATGTTAAAACTTGATTTTTAGATGTGTATGGTGGCGCACTCTTGAATGTCACGCTTTCTTTCTTTCACACACTTTCCATCCATCTTTCTATATTTGCAGGTGATGCAGATGGGTAATACTATAATAGCCAAATCCCTGCTAAAAGCTGGAGCTAAACCAAACCAGCAGGATCACGGAGGATTCACCCCAGCTCACGATGCGGCTCGGGAAGGCTTTCTAGACACTTTGAAAACTTTGGTGGACTTTGgggcaaatgtaaatattgaaaattcCGAGGGCAATCTGCCCATACATCTTGCTGCACAGGAAGGCCATACCGATGTAATTATTTTTTTGGCAAAGAAATCAAACCTCTCACATAAAAATGAAAAGGGACAAACTCCATTCGAGCTAGCCCAGATGTACAAGAGAACGGAGACAGTGCAATGGATGGAACAGAATCTATAGAACAAGCTTGATAAGCAAATGCAGTCTTACAGTATTTATTGTAATTGTCAGCTAACATATATACATTTGTTTCTATTATTTTTAATGCCATGTAAAAAAGTACTTTAATTCCTGGTCTGTGTTTaatacctgtgtgtttctgtgtgttgtgAGGAATAGGGCTGCTGGCATCAAATGCTTTATTTTTGAAACATGCTCATGTTTTTCTTGCCTTCATACTCAATTTGCTTTGTATGTTGCAAATTAGTATTAAATAGAATCTGGCAAATATTATTGATTGAAGTTCCATCGGTTATTAAGGATAAAGTTTAATGTCACAATGTGTAATATAATAATGCCTTAAAATTGTTACATGAAACAATGAAGCAAACACAAGGGACAATTTGCAATTATTGCATCAGTCGCTTCAGACCATGACTTGTGCCCTCATGCAGTTGTTGAACATTTGCCCCTTCTGGGTAACACAGCTATTTTAATGTTCAGATAACCTATAGTGTTTCTACATTATTTTAAATGTCTAGTTCTTCGTGTTTGTTTCATTTGATTTGTTTGTATTTTCAGTGGATTGGCATGGAAACATTGCTTCCTGCTCGTCTTCCTAAGTGAAAGCAGCCAGATGTAGCTGATAAACATTATTTAATGTTTTGGTTTGTTTTTAATGAGAATTAAGTTATGAGCTTTTTATTTACTCGAGATATTGCTTTCGTGGTATTGAAATGTATCAAAATAGGCTATATAATTTATAAAAGATTTAACTGTCCCTTTGTTCCAATAAATGCTTCCTTGTAATTGTAAAAAAGTTATCTATCTTAATGCTGTGAATGGCGTTGCGTTTCCTGAATTAATTTATTACTGTAGCAGGTAACACGAGAGGTACAATTTAACGTTTAGCTCCCTCTACAAGTCACATTACATCGTATAATAAAGGATGTTTTTATAATAGATCTGAAGAATAGAGCGTGTCATTCAAAAGGAACTATGTATGGAATAAAAACGTTTATCTTGATGACTTTATTTTGATGAATTTATTAACGCGGTTTAATTGTCGTGTGCGTTTTGTCTTTACTAATATTGCTATAATTGGCAGATTACGTTTTCTGTAGTCGATAGTGATCAGTAATTTCACAGAAGAAGCCATGGCTTTAAAAATGGAGGTCGAAATCTGTTCTACACCGATCACACCACGCAGTTTCATGTTTAAATAAATCAATTTTTCGACATTGTAATTGTGGTTTCACTCAGTTAGATCACTTTATCGAAAATAACCTTTTAACTGTTAAGCGAAATAATTTCATGTTTGTGGCGGAACATAACTTTAACGAAAAATCTGAAACAACGATGTTTGTTAAAACTTGGAGTGGGTCATTTTAATAAACTGTAAAACTCCTGGATTTTAATTGACGATAATGCTTGAGGAAGGTGACGAAATCGCATTGAAGGAAGTATTTGGATAATCTCAAAAATGCCGTTAGGCCATTAGTTAGTAGATGCagatgtataaattctgacctaCCAATTGTACAACGTTTCTTGGTAGTTGAAATAATATCGGGTGTATGTAAGTAACAGAGAGAGATTCGTGACAATATTTGGAACAAACACGGTCTATTTATTTTTATCACAGTTTGTTCAAACTACTGTATTTACTTTCCACAAAATACAAGATATCTTTATGAGGAATTGTAACATCGTAACTGAAGGATATCAGAATAATGAAACATTTAATTTGTGGTTGAAATCGTAAAGTTAAATGCGTGGGATGAAATGCTGTCGATACGTTGTTGTGACAAATAGAAAGGTAAATTAATCATCGTGATGTATAAATGAAAGTGATCCGAAATGTGGAAACATGAAAATTGTTACAATATGAATGCATGCCTGCAGTTACTATCTGCAGATGCGTCAGCAGGCCAACAGTTCAGTAAAATAAAACAAGACTCCTAACCAAGGACATCATTATGTTATTTGCCTCAAGTTTCTCAACGTattatactttttaaaaatattggagCTGTGCTTTAAAGAAAACGCACTGTTGACATTAAAAAACCGTTACAATTTGTGCCGAGTTTCTTTTCctctttttgtttgtttttgaatATTTCAAATATTTTCCCGCCGCCCACTCGAATCATCAAAACTCCAGTTCAAACGTTTGATTTTTCGGTGAAACTTTCGAAATCTTTTATTGCAC from Mustelus asterias chromosome 8, sMusAst1.hap1.1, whole genome shotgun sequence includes:
- the cdkn2c gene encoding cyclin-dependent kinase 4 inhibitor C, which gives rise to METADGSEGDKLTSAAAKGDSKEVKTLLENGVNVGALNKFGRTALQVMQMGNTIIAKSLLKAGAKPNQQDHGGFTPAHDAAREGFLDTLKTLVDFGANVNIENSEGNLPIHLAAQEGHTDVIIFLAKKSNLSHKNEKGQTPFELAQMYKRTETVQWMEQNL